The following proteins come from a genomic window of Polaribacter dokdonensis:
- a CDS encoding SulP family inorganic anion transporter — MTEFIKKITPNVKDDVLAGITVSLAMIPEVVAFAFVAQIDPLVALSGAFIIGLITAIFGGRPGLISGAAGAVAVIFVSMISEGHTKGMLFDTPIDNMGYFYLLACVILMGIIQILAGVFKLGKFVRLIPHPVMMGFVNGLAIVIFWAQVKMFSHKSLSVSAEGVNEYVSTFMQGSELMIMIGLVALTMGIIWVLPKITKKIPASLTAILITTLIVVFSGLEVSTVGSYIIEGGGTGLKGEFPTPNLELWQNLPFNLDTLTFILPFAVLAASVGLIESLMTMNLVDELTETRGNGNKECVAQGAGNIVSGLFGGTGGCGMIGQTVININAGGRGRLSGIIMAVTLLTFILFTDKLIEQVPIAALVGVMFMMVIETFAWSSFRILKKIPKSDAFVLITVSAVTVIFDLAIAVFVGVIISALVFAWENARRIRARKRFKEDGTKIYEIWGPLFFGSILAFNEKFDVKNDPDQVEIDFVEARISDHSAIEAIFALVEKYQALNKKVTLKHLSEDCKVLLYKASPIFTDIIEEGIDDPRYHLAANPEKFPKPLSEYKF; from the coding sequence ATGACAGAATTCATAAAAAAAATTACACCTAATGTTAAAGACGATGTTTTAGCAGGTATTACTGTTTCTTTAGCTATGATTCCTGAGGTAGTTGCTTTTGCGTTTGTTGCTCAAATAGACCCTTTAGTAGCGCTTTCTGGTGCTTTTATAATAGGTTTAATTACAGCCATTTTTGGTGGTAGACCAGGTTTAATTTCTGGAGCTGCTGGTGCTGTTGCTGTAATTTTTGTCTCTATGATTTCTGAAGGACATACAAAAGGAATGTTGTTTGATACACCAATAGATAACATGGGTTATTTTTACTTATTAGCTTGTGTAATATTAATGGGTATTATTCAAATTTTAGCAGGTGTATTTAAATTAGGAAAGTTTGTAAGATTAATTCCACACCCAGTAATGATGGGGTTTGTAAATGGATTAGCTATCGTAATTTTCTGGGCTCAAGTAAAAATGTTTTCTCATAAATCTTTGTCTGTTTCAGCAGAAGGAGTTAATGAATATGTAAGCACTTTTATGCAAGGTTCAGAACTAATGATAATGATTGGTTTAGTAGCCTTAACTATGGGTATTATTTGGGTACTACCTAAAATTACTAAAAAAATACCAGCTTCATTAACTGCGATTTTAATAACTACGTTAATTGTAGTTTTTTCTGGCTTAGAAGTTTCTACAGTTGGTTCTTATATTATAGAAGGAGGAGGAACTGGATTGAAAGGCGAATTTCCAACTCCAAATTTAGAACTTTGGCAAAACTTACCTTTTAATTTAGACACACTAACATTTATTTTACCATTTGCAGTTTTAGCAGCTTCTGTTGGTTTAATTGAATCTTTAATGACCATGAATTTAGTTGATGAATTAACAGAAACCAGAGGAAATGGAAATAAAGAATGTGTAGCTCAAGGAGCAGGAAATATTGTAAGTGGTTTGTTTGGTGGAACAGGAGGTTGTGGAATGATTGGCCAAACTGTAATTAATATAAATGCAGGTGGTAGAGGAAGATTATCTGGAATAATAATGGCTGTTACCTTATTAACTTTTATTCTTTTTACAGATAAATTGATAGAACAAGTACCAATTGCAGCATTAGTAGGTGTAATGTTTATGATGGTTATTGAAACTTTTGCTTGGTCTAGTTTTAGAATTCTTAAAAAAATACCTAAGTCTGATGCTTTTGTACTAATAACTGTATCTGCTGTAACCGTTATTTTTGATTTAGCAATTGCTGTTTTTGTTGGTGTGATTATTTCTGCCCTAGTTTTTGCGTGGGAAAACGCAAGAAGAATTAGAGCTCGAAAACGTTTTAAAGAAGATGGTACAAAAATATATGAAATTTGGGGACCTTTATTTTTTGGAAGCATTTTAGCATTTAACGAAAAATTTGATGTTAAAAATGATCCTGATCAAGTAGAAATAGATTTTGTAGAAGCAAGAATATCGGATCATTCTGCTATTGAAGCTATTTTTGCTTTGGTAGAAAAATATCAAGCCTTAAATAAAAAAGTAACTTTAAAACACCTTAGTGAAGATTGCAAGGTATTGCTTTATAAAGCATCTCCAATCTTTACAGATATTATAGAAGAAGGTATAGATGACCCAAGATATCACCTTGCAGCAAATCCTGAAAAATTCCCTAAACCATTAAGCGAATATAAGTTCTAG
- a CDS encoding lactonase family protein: MKNYLFLIIVLAFMNCKTSNIDSQEETPFFVGTYTSGESEGIYKYAIDQNGILKKIGLFAKTNNPSFIAKSNDGKTLVAVDETDVEGTGFIKSYRIDKDSLAYLSTSKSGGAHPCFLNINEYNEVLVANYTGGNVGFYKIDNQNGLTNLQAVQQHFGKGTTDRQEAPHAHSAYFHPNKNEIISADLGTNELWFSNFNDSEKSFQFKDQKTLKLEEGAGPRHLAFHPNKNWLYTLNELNNTVSLIIEKNNEYVIQGTFSMLPKNFTGYSKGADIHISADGKFLYASNRGHNSIAIFKIDKVDGSLELIGFESTKGDGPRNFAISPNEDFLIVANEKTSNIVSFKRNAKNGKLSFVSEIKAPNPVCILF, encoded by the coding sequence ATGAAAAACTACCTATTTTTAATCATTGTATTGGCTTTTATGAATTGTAAAACAAGCAACATAGATTCTCAAGAAGAAACACCTTTTTTTGTTGGTACATATACATCTGGAGAAAGTGAAGGTATTTACAAATACGCAATAGATCAAAATGGAATTTTAAAGAAAATTGGTTTGTTTGCTAAAACAAATAATCCGTCTTTTATAGCAAAATCGAATGATGGTAAAACCTTAGTTGCAGTAGATGAAACAGATGTAGAAGGTACAGGTTTTATAAAATCTTATAGAATAGATAAAGATTCTTTAGCCTATTTAAGCACTTCAAAATCTGGAGGTGCTCATCCTTGCTTTTTAAATATTAATGAATATAATGAAGTACTAGTAGCTAATTATACAGGTGGTAATGTTGGTTTTTATAAAATTGATAATCAAAATGGACTAACTAACTTACAAGCTGTTCAACAGCATTTTGGCAAGGGAACTACTGATAGACAAGAAGCACCACATGCACATTCAGCTTATTTTCATCCTAACAAAAATGAAATTATTTCTGCAGATCTAGGAACTAATGAATTATGGTTTTCAAACTTTAATGATAGTGAAAAATCTTTTCAGTTTAAAGATCAGAAAACGCTAAAATTAGAGGAAGGTGCAGGTCCAAGACATTTAGCTTTTCATCCTAACAAAAACTGGTTATATACATTAAATGAATTAAATAATACTGTTTCTTTAATTATAGAAAAGAATAATGAATACGTAATTCAGGGTACTTTTTCTATGTTGCCAAAAAATTTTACAGGCTATAGTAAAGGAGCTGACATTCATATTTCTGCTGATGGAAAATTCTTATATGCTTCAAATCGTGGACATAATTCTATAGCAATTTTTAAAATTGATAAAGTAGATGGAAGTTTAGAGCTAATAGGTTTTGAAAGTACAAAAGGTGATGGTCCAAGGAATTTTGCCATTTCTCCAAATGAGGATTTTTTAATTGTTGCCAATGAGAAAACGAGCAATATTGTTTCTTTTAAAAGAAATGCTAAAAATGGAAAACTATCGTTTGTAAGTGAAATTAAGGCTCCAAATCCTGTTTGTATTTTATTTTAA
- a CDS encoding biotin--[acetyl-CoA-carboxylase] ligase: MKLIKLNAIDSTSSFLKEMAKNSTLKNYTVVVAKDQTKGRGQRESSWSSEPNKNLTFSTFISDLDLQITHQKYFNFAICLAVYDVISKYIDNQLFIKWPNDILSANQKICGILIENSISKSFIQKSIVGIGINVNQEEFRDDLNKVSSLTNITGKLYNLDDLLIEVVNSIKNRVNQVVQKDYKNLEADYLNVLYKKNTPSMFKTTKNVLFMGKIIGISSSGNLQVELEDESLKEFGIKEISFA; the protein is encoded by the coding sequence TTGAAATTAATCAAACTTAATGCCATTGATTCTACAAGTTCTTTTTTAAAAGAAATGGCTAAAAATTCTACCTTAAAAAACTATACAGTAGTTGTTGCTAAAGATCAAACAAAAGGTCGTGGTCAAAGAGAAAGTTCTTGGTCATCAGAACCTAATAAAAACCTTACGTTTAGTACCTTTATTAGTGATTTAGATTTACAAATAACACATCAGAAATATTTTAATTTTGCAATCTGTTTGGCTGTTTACGATGTAATTTCTAAATATATTGACAACCAGCTTTTTATTAAATGGCCAAACGACATTCTGTCAGCTAATCAGAAAATATGTGGAATTTTAATTGAAAATTCAATTTCTAAAAGCTTTATACAGAAATCTATAGTTGGAATTGGAATTAATGTGAATCAAGAAGAATTTAGAGATGATTTAAATAAGGTTTCATCTCTAACAAATATAACTGGTAAATTATATAATCTAGATGATTTATTAATTGAAGTCGTAAATTCCATAAAAAATCGAGTAAACCAAGTAGTTCAAAAAGATTATAAGAATTTAGAAGCTGACTATTTAAATGTGCTTTATAAAAAAAACACTCCAAGTATGTTTAAAACTACTAAGAATGTTTTATTTATGGGTAAAATTATAGGAATCTCTTCTTCTGGAAATCTGCAAGTAGAACTTGAAGATGAAAGTTTAAAAGAGTTTGGAATTAAAGAAATTTCCTTTGCCTAA
- a CDS encoding M14 family metallopeptidase has product MSKFLLKTLLVSTLIFVVSCNKSSKESADFTTIFEKSKGTETPEYNEVIEYYSELAEVYNEISLFNFGQTDSGEPLHLVVYDRNGIYNVDEIKNSAKNRILINNGIHPGESDGIDASMMLLRDIVQNDSLQKKYENSIICVIPVYNIGGSLNRNSHTRANQNGPLEYGFRGNARNFDLNRDFIKQDTKNAAAFADIFHTVNPDVFIDNHVSNGADYQYAITHLFTQHNKLGGKLGSFLQNEMRPSLEKSLEQKNIIITPYVNVWGNTPEVGFSQFFDSPRYSTGYTTLFNTLGLMVETHMLKPYKIRVEQTYELMLLVFDFTEENSGKIKDLRAKATSELLSKKTYPIQYTVDREKYRILNFKGFEGSYIDSKVTNGKRLFYDKNKPFEKETKYFDEFKVTKEIEIPVAYILPKGWHKVVERLNNNQIEYTRFKNDTTIAVTVNHVKDFKSRSAPYEGHYLHYSTEVFSSTEEMAFQKDDLYIPTNQNGIRYLLETLEAEATDSFFNWNFFDTVLQKKEGYSAYVFEDVAAQILEENTSLREEYLNKLENDEKFKANPRMQLDFVYKNSPYYERAHLLLPVFKVY; this is encoded by the coding sequence ATGAGCAAATTTTTATTGAAAACCTTATTGGTTTCAACCTTGATTTTTGTGGTTTCTTGCAACAAATCATCTAAAGAATCAGCAGATTTTACTACAATTTTCGAAAAGTCTAAAGGAACAGAAACTCCAGAATATAATGAGGTTATAGAATATTATTCAGAGTTGGCTGAGGTTTATAATGAAATTTCGCTATTTAATTTTGGGCAAACAGATTCTGGAGAGCCATTACATTTAGTGGTTTACGATAGAAATGGAATTTATAATGTTGATGAAATTAAAAACTCAGCAAAAAACAGAATTTTAATTAATAACGGAATTCATCCAGGAGAATCTGATGGAATAGATGCTTCTATGATGTTGTTAAGAGATATTGTGCAAAATGATTCTTTACAAAAGAAGTATGAAAATTCGATTATTTGTGTAATTCCTGTGTATAATATTGGAGGATCTTTAAATAGAAATTCGCATACGAGAGCAAATCAAAATGGACCTTTAGAATATGGTTTTAGAGGTAATGCCAGAAATTTCGATTTGAATAGAGACTTCATAAAGCAAGACACCAAGAATGCAGCAGCTTTTGCAGATATTTTTCATACTGTAAATCCAGACGTTTTTATAGATAATCATGTAAGTAATGGAGCAGATTATCAATATGCAATAACACATTTATTTACCCAACACAATAAATTGGGTGGTAAATTAGGTTCTTTTTTGCAGAATGAAATGAGGCCAAGTTTAGAGAAATCTCTAGAGCAAAAAAATATTATAATTACGCCTTACGTAAATGTTTGGGGTAATACACCAGAAGTTGGTTTTTCTCAATTTTTCGATTCTCCAAGATATTCTACAGGCTATACAACCTTGTTTAATACGTTAGGTTTAATGGTAGAAACACACATGTTAAAGCCTTATAAAATTAGAGTAGAACAAACTTATGAACTTATGTTATTGGTTTTTGACTTTACTGAAGAAAATTCAGGAAAAATTAAAGATTTAAGAGCAAAAGCTACATCAGAACTATTAAGTAAAAAAACATATCCTATTCAATATACTGTAGATAGAGAGAAGTATAGAATTCTAAATTTTAAAGGTTTTGAAGGTTCTTATATAGATAGTAAAGTTACTAATGGCAAACGTTTGTTTTACGACAAAAACAAACCTTTTGAAAAAGAGACAAAGTATTTTGATGAGTTTAAAGTTACCAAAGAAATTGAAATTCCTGTTGCTTACATTTTACCTAAAGGTTGGCATAAAGTTGTAGAAAGATTAAATAATAATCAAATTGAATACACTAGGTTTAAAAATGATACAACAATTGCTGTTACTGTAAATCACGTTAAAGATTTTAAATCTAGAAGTGCACCTTATGAAGGGCATTATTTACATTACAGTACAGAAGTATTTAGCTCAACAGAAGAAATGGCATTTCAAAAAGATGATTTATACATACCAACAAATCAAAATGGAATTCGTTATTTGTTAGAAACATTAGAGGCAGAAGCTACAGATTCTTTTTTTAATTGGAACTTTTTTGATACTGTTTTACAAAAAAAAGAAGGTTATTCAGCCTACGTTTTTGAAGATGTTGCAGCACAAATCTTAGAAGAGAATACTAGCTTGAGAGAGGAGTATTTAAACAAATTAGAAAATGATGAGAAATTTAAAGCAAACCCAAGAATGCAATTAGATTTTGTTTACAAAAATTCTCCTTATTATGAAAGAGCACATTTATTGTTACCTGTTTTTAAAGTTTATTAG
- the rsfS gene encoding ribosome silencing factor: MTKKQVSADDLIAVIIKGIDDVKGENIQLLDLRDIENTVCDYFIICSGNSNTQVNAISGSVQKVVSKEVKDKPWHVEGQGNSEWVLMDYVNVVVHIFQKHVRDYYDIESLWGDAKITEINPV, translated from the coding sequence ATGACAAAAAAACAAGTAAGCGCAGATGATTTAATCGCTGTAATTATTAAAGGAATTGATGATGTTAAAGGAGAAAACATCCAATTATTAGATTTAAGAGATATAGAAAATACCGTTTGCGATTATTTTATAATTTGCTCTGGTAATTCAAATACACAAGTGAACGCCATTTCTGGTTCGGTTCAAAAAGTAGTTAGTAAAGAGGTTAAAGATAAACCTTGGCATGTAGAAGGTCAAGGAAACTCTGAATGGGTTTTAATGGATTATGTAAATGTTGTTGTTCACATTTTTCAAAAGCATGTTAGAGATTATTATGATATAGAAAGCCTTTGGGGTGATGCAAAAATCACCGAAATTAATCCAGTATAA
- a CDS encoding phosphatidate cytidylyltransferase produces MRNLLRRSFSGIIYVLIFISAILFSKESYTILITFFGFLCIWEFSRMISLKNYAAYILFPLTLYLLISRQYSYASMGILAITLLSSTYLLYQLFVKKEISYKDNRQKLGLTYRYVIFSMCFLVLLPFYENSFHPYLMISILSLIWVNDSFAFLIGKNFGKHKLFPSVSPKKTIEGFIGGLVFSLLAALLISKFNLDFSMLNWLIISVLVSALGTTGDLVESKFKRQAGIKDSGNIMPGHGGILDRLDSLLFAAPFVYLFINYII; encoded by the coding sequence ATGCGCAACCTTTTAAGAAGGAGTTTTTCTGGAATTATTTATGTCCTAATTTTTATTTCTGCTATTCTCTTTTCTAAGGAGTCATATACCATTTTAATTACTTTTTTTGGATTTTTATGCATTTGGGAGTTCTCTAGAATGATATCCTTAAAAAATTATGCTGCATATATTTTATTTCCATTAACCCTTTACTTATTAATTAGTAGACAATATAGTTATGCTTCTATGGGTATACTTGCTATTACATTGCTATCATCTACATATTTACTATATCAATTATTTGTAAAAAAGGAAATTAGCTATAAAGATAACAGGCAAAAATTAGGGTTAACATATAGGTATGTTATATTTTCAATGTGTTTTTTGGTACTATTACCATTTTATGAAAACAGTTTTCATCCTTACTTAATGATTAGTATTTTATCTTTAATCTGGGTTAATGATTCTTTTGCATTTTTAATAGGTAAAAATTTCGGAAAGCATAAACTTTTTCCTTCTGTATCTCCAAAAAAAACAATTGAAGGGTTTATTGGAGGTTTAGTATTCTCTCTTTTAGCAGCATTACTTATCAGTAAATTTAACTTAGATTTCTCTATGTTAAACTGGTTAATTATAAGTGTATTGGTATCTGCATTGGGTACAACAGGAGATTTGGTAGAGTCAAAATTTAAAAGACAAGCTGGTATTAAAGACAGTGGAAACATTATGCCTGGTCATGGAGGAATTTTAGACAGGTTAGATAGTTTACTATTTGCTGCACCCTTTGTATATTTGTTTATTAATTATATTATTTAA
- the pyrE gene encoding orotate phosphoribosyltransferase: protein MVMNKDTSKKTAELLLQIKAIKLSPNEPFQWASGWKSPIYCDNRVTLSYPPVRVFLKEEIAKIAELEYGKPDVIAGVATGAIAIGILVAQELGVPFVYVRPEPKKHGRKNQIEGHLESGQNVVVIEDLISTGNSSLNAVAALKEAGAVVKGMVAIFSYGFDVATQNFKDKNVNLKTLSNYENLLEQALDSNYISQKELATLQEWRANPSEWNQ, encoded by the coding sequence ATGGTTATGAACAAAGATACTTCAAAAAAAACAGCTGAACTTTTATTGCAGATAAAAGCGATTAAACTAAGTCCTAATGAACCTTTTCAATGGGCTTCAGGTTGGAAATCTCCTATTTATTGTGATAATAGAGTTACCTTATCTTATCCTCCTGTTCGTGTTTTCTTAAAGGAAGAAATTGCTAAAATTGCAGAATTAGAATATGGAAAACCAGATGTAATTGCTGGGGTTGCAACAGGAGCTATAGCAATTGGTATTTTGGTTGCTCAAGAACTTGGAGTTCCTTTTGTTTATGTTAGGCCTGAGCCTAAAAAACATGGTAGAAAAAACCAAATAGAAGGACATTTAGAAAGTGGTCAAAATGTAGTTGTTATTGAAGATTTAATAAGTACAGGTAATAGCAGTTTAAATGCAGTAGCAGCCTTAAAAGAGGCAGGAGCTGTTGTAAAAGGTATGGTTGCTATTTTTTCTTACGGATTTGATGTAGCCACACAGAATTTTAAAGATAAAAACGTAAACTTAAAAACGTTAAGCAATTACGAGAATTTATTAGAGCAAGCATTAGATAGTAATTATATTTCTCAAAAAGAATTAGCTACTTTACAAGAATGGAGAGCTAACCCTAGTGAGTGGAATCAATAA
- the ftsH gene encoding ATP-dependent zinc metalloprotease FtsH yields MSDSNKENKSNMPKFKFSSYWIYGGIFLAIIAIQFFSSGDLASKSISKNKFDEILKDNDIKKIVVINKDVAQIYLTQEALKKEKHQKFTTSTFYRPGDAVYEYNFGDQRTFEQNVSEAKKEKKLIVDIDNKEKTSIFDAIIGFLPFIILIAIWLFFMKRMSGGGSGSGGGGQIFSIGKSKAKLFDKDTKVKTTFENVAGLEGAKEEVQEIVDFLKSPEKYTSLGGKIPKGALLVGPPGTGKTLLAKAVAGEAGVPFFSLSGSDFVEMFVGVGASRVRDLFKQAQQKSPSIIFIDEIDAIGRARGKNSMTGGNDERENTLNQLLTEMDGFGTDTNVIVLAATNRADVLDKALMRAGRFDRQIYVDLPDIRERQEIFEVHIKPLKLADDVNVEFLAQQTPGFSGADIANMCNEAALIAARHGKKAIHHQDFLDAVDRIVGGLEKKKKRITPKEKKVIAFHEAGHATVSWMLEHAAPLVKVTIVPRGQSLGAAWYLPAERLIVQTEQMLDEMCATLGGRAAEKIIFNKISTGALSDLEKVTKQARAMVTVYGLNDEVGNITYYDSSGNDAFVKPYSEETGKMIDREISKMIEIQYQRAIELLSNNKEKLTVLAELLLEKEVIFKDDLQKIFGKRPFEALDTEIKPEDEIDLPTEETSTES; encoded by the coding sequence ATGAGTGATTCAAATAAAGAAAATAAATCAAATATGCCAAAATTTAAGTTCAGCTCTTACTGGATTTATGGAGGTATATTCTTAGCAATTATAGCCATTCAATTTTTTAGTAGTGGTGATTTAGCTTCAAAAAGTATTTCAAAAAATAAATTCGACGAAATTTTAAAAGATAACGACATAAAGAAAATTGTTGTTATTAATAAAGATGTAGCTCAAATTTATTTAACGCAAGAAGCATTAAAGAAAGAGAAACATCAAAAGTTTACTACCTCTACATTTTACAGACCTGGTGATGCTGTGTATGAGTATAACTTTGGAGATCAACGAACTTTTGAGCAGAATGTAAGTGAAGCTAAAAAAGAAAAAAAATTAATTGTTGATATTGATAATAAAGAAAAAACAAGCATTTTCGATGCTATAATTGGTTTCTTACCATTCATCATATTAATAGCTATTTGGTTGTTTTTTATGAAAAGAATGTCTGGTGGAGGATCAGGTTCTGGTGGAGGAGGTCAAATTTTTAGCATAGGTAAATCTAAAGCTAAGTTATTTGATAAAGACACTAAAGTAAAAACTACATTTGAAAATGTGGCTGGTTTAGAAGGCGCAAAGGAAGAAGTACAAGAGATTGTAGATTTCTTAAAAAGCCCAGAGAAATATACTTCATTAGGAGGTAAAATACCAAAAGGAGCTTTATTAGTAGGTCCTCCAGGTACAGGTAAAACATTATTAGCTAAAGCTGTTGCAGGTGAAGCAGGTGTTCCTTTTTTCTCACTTTCTGGTTCAGATTTTGTAGAAATGTTTGTAGGTGTAGGTGCTTCTAGAGTGCGTGACTTATTTAAGCAAGCTCAGCAAAAATCACCATCTATTATTTTTATAGATGAGATTGATGCAATTGGTAGAGCTCGTGGTAAAAATTCGATGACAGGTGGTAATGATGAGCGTGAAAACACACTTAATCAATTATTAACTGAAATGGATGGTTTTGGTACAGATACTAATGTAATTGTACTTGCTGCAACAAACAGAGCAGATGTTTTAGATAAAGCTTTAATGCGTGCAGGACGTTTTGACAGACAGATTTATGTAGACTTACCAGATATTAGAGAAAGACAAGAAATTTTTGAAGTACATATTAAACCTTTAAAATTAGCAGATGATGTAAATGTTGAGTTTTTAGCTCAGCAAACACCAGGTTTTTCTGGGGCAGATATTGCTAACATGTGTAATGAAGCTGCATTAATTGCTGCAAGACATGGTAAGAAAGCAATTCATCATCAAGACTTCTTAGATGCAGTAGATAGAATTGTTGGTGGTTTAGAAAAGAAGAAAAAAAGAATAACACCAAAAGAGAAAAAAGTAATTGCTTTTCATGAAGCTGGTCATGCAACTGTTAGTTGGATGTTAGAACATGCTGCACCATTAGTAAAGGTAACTATTGTACCTAGAGGACAATCTTTAGGAGCAGCTTGGTATTTACCAGCAGAACGCTTGATAGTACAAACAGAGCAAATGTTAGACGAAATGTGTGCTACTCTAGGTGGTAGAGCTGCAGAAAAAATTATTTTCAACAAGATTTCTACAGGTGCTTTAAGTGATTTAGAAAAAGTAACCAAACAAGCAAGAGCTATGGTTACAGTGTATGGTTTAAATGATGAAGTAGGTAATATTACTTATTATGATTCATCAGGTAACGATGCTTTTGTAAAACCTTACAGTGAAGAAACTGGTAAAATGATTGATAGAGAAATTTCTAAAATGATAGAAATTCAATATCAAAGAGCAATAGAATTACTTTCTAACAATAAAGAAAAACTTACAGTTTTAGCTGAGTTATTATTAGAGAAAGAAGTAATTTTTAAAGACGATTTGCAGAAAATTTTTGGTAAAAGACCTTTTGAAGCTTTAGATACAGAAATAAAGCCAGAAGATGAAATAGATTTACCAACAGAGGAGACTTCAACAGAATCGTAA
- a CDS encoding NUDIX hydrolase — protein MYKVFVNDKPIIITSSSKNEKNFPIYSFSEINFKDVLLKLQETSTFGIILITANLELDWQLFIKNLKVIPAAGGLVLNDEKSVLFIYRNEVWDLPKGGIEKGESKEIAAIREVEEECGITNLSIIKQLPTTYHIYDYKGLNLKQTFWFLMHSNDDSTLTPQLEEGITKVAFLNSKEIKSALTNTYTNIKLVYDAYKQA, from the coding sequence ATGTATAAAGTTTTTGTAAATGATAAACCAATAATTATCACATCTTCATCAAAAAATGAAAAAAATTTTCCAATTTATTCATTCTCTGAGATTAATTTTAAGGATGTACTTTTAAAATTGCAAGAAACATCCACTTTTGGTATCATTCTTATCACTGCAAATTTAGAACTTGATTGGCAATTATTCATCAAAAATTTAAAAGTAATTCCTGCTGCTGGTGGTTTAGTTTTAAATGATGAAAAATCTGTATTATTTATTTATAGAAATGAGGTTTGGGATTTACCAAAAGGAGGAATAGAAAAAGGAGAATCTAAAGAAATAGCTGCTATTAGAGAAGTAGAAGAAGAATGTGGAATTACCAATTTATCTATCATAAAACAGCTACCTACCACCTATCATATTTATGATTATAAAGGTTTAAATTTAAAGCAAACCTTTTGGTTTTTAATGCACTCTAATGATGATTCAACATTAACTCCTCAATTAGAAGAAGGCATTACAAAAGTCGCTTTTCTAAACTCAAAAGAAATTAAAAGCGCACTTACTAATACTTATACTAACATTAAATTGGTATATGATGCTTATAAACAGGCTTAA
- a CDS encoding T9SS type A sorting domain-containing protein: protein MIRILVSVFAFLLFSSNTKAQVVLSADGSGNTYELINSVLAPNYNVVEVPDCVHTSFGRHIDEVFDTDLNKNVFRFFTHASEDNDRCKTFDRQRTEIKSYDKSPDNLLGLEGERVIYKWKMKLSADFQVSPNFTHLHQIKSVGGSFASIPMFTLTGRKATPDRLELRHTSTNDQNTIKTADLDLLRGNWVSITVDLTYGTNSNYEIEIRNIATDAVILYYQNSNLDNWQAGAEFARPKWGIYRSINNVQDLKDEAVLFADFSIEETASLSIDNYATEKQKITIYPNPIANKIQIKASNIDFDAFTIFSLLGKKIKEQNNFSKKSIDVSSLNKGSYFIVFKNEGEIVSRNTILIE, encoded by the coding sequence ATGATTAGAATTTTAGTTTCAGTTTTTGCCTTTCTTTTATTCTCATCAAACACCAAAGCACAAGTAGTGTTAAGTGCTGATGGATCAGGAAACACCTACGAACTTATAAATTCGGTTTTGGCTCCAAATTACAATGTAGTTGAAGTGCCAGATTGTGTACACACCTCTTTTGGTAGACATATAGATGAAGTCTTTGATACTGATTTAAATAAAAATGTATTTCGTTTTTTCACTCATGCTTCTGAAGATAATGATAGATGTAAAACTTTTGACAGACAACGAACTGAAATAAAATCTTATGACAAGAGCCCTGATAATTTATTGGGCTTAGAAGGTGAAAGAGTAATCTATAAATGGAAAATGAAGCTTAGTGCAGACTTTCAAGTTTCACCAAACTTCACACATTTGCATCAAATTAAATCTGTTGGAGGTAGTTTTGCATCAATACCAATGTTTACACTAACTGGAAGAAAAGCAACTCCAGATCGTTTAGAATTAAGGCACACAAGTACCAATGATCAAAACACCATAAAAACTGCAGACTTAGATTTATTAAGAGGGAATTGGGTTTCTATTACTGTTGATTTAACTTATGGTACCAACAGCAATTACGAAATAGAAATTAGAAATATTGCTACAGATGCTGTAATACTCTACTATCAAAATTCAAATTTAGATAACTGGCAAGCAGGTGCTGAATTTGCAAGGCCAAAATGGGGTATTTACAGAAGTATAAACAACGTACAAGATTTAAAAGATGAAGCTGTTCTTTTTGCTGATTTTAGCATAGAAGAAACTGCATCTCTTTCTATAGATAATTACGCTACAGAAAAGCAAAAGATTACTATTTATCCAAACCCCATTGCTAATAAAATTCAAATTAAAGCTAGTAATATAGATTTTGATGCTTTTACAATATTTTCTTTGTTGGGTAAGAAAATTAAAGAGCAGAATAACTTTAGTAAAAAAAGTATAGATGTTTCTTCTTTAAATAAAGGCAGCTATTTTATAGTCTTTAAAAATGAAGGTGAAATAGTAAGCAGAAACACTATTCTTATTGAATAA